A single window of Clostridiisalibacter paucivorans DSM 22131 DNA harbors:
- a CDS encoding transposase, with product MKNKSYNKEYIEDILRQISPPINKKVSQVSKETGVSTNTIYGWKRKARIEGKLIPNSNPNRLKRWRKEDKLK from the coding sequence ATGAAAAATAAGAGCTATAATAAAGAATACATTGAAGATATATTAAGGCAAATATCTCCGCCAATAAATAAAAAAGTATCACAGGTATCTAAGGAAACAGGAGTATCTACAAACACTATCTATGGGTGGAAGAGAAAAGCTAGAATAGAAGGCAAATTAATACCCAATAGTAATCCTAATCGACTTAAGAGATGGAGAAAAGAAGATAAACTTAAAAT